A window of Exiguobacterium sp. FSL W8-0210 contains these coding sequences:
- the purL gene encoding phosphoribosylformylglycinamidine synthase subunit PurL, with protein MLKQQSEPTPELIQEQRVYATMGLSDTEYQMVVDLLGRQPNYTETGLFSVMWSEHCSYKTSKPVLRQFPTTGPRVLQGPGEGAGVVDIGDEQAVVFKIESHNHPSAVEPYQGAATGVGGIIRDIFSMGARPVALMNSLRFGHLGTPRVNQLFEQVVAGIAGYGNCVGIPTIGGEIGFDRSYEGNPLVNAMCIGLINHADIQKGQAKGVGNSVMYVGAATGRDGIHGATFASEDLGEDTEAKRPAVQVGDPFMEKLLIEACLEIVGHPALVGMQDMGAAGLTSSSAEMASKAGMGIEMHLDDVPQRETGMTAYEMMLSESQERMLLVVKRGREAEIEAIVSKWGLHAVHVGEVIEEKVLRLIHHGDIVAEVPVDALAEEAPVYEKPSRVPSYYEEFQAMEETLPVVEDVVETWRALLRQPTIASKRWVYDQYDHMVQTSTVVAPGSDAAVIRVRGTNKALAMTTDCNSRFVYLDPYVGGQIAVAEAARNIVASGATPLAITDCLNFGNPDKPEGFWQLQQATAGMAEACRVLETPVIGGNVSLYNESAGQAVHPTPVVGMVGLHERTEWITTQHVKQAGDKIYLLGETTAEFGGSELQYMQFGKSFGRAPQIDLAVEHARLQVLQQAVQAGEVNAMHDVSEGGLAIALAEMTFGTNLGLTVQFNGPTLHLFSESQSRFIVTVPQAHVTAFEQRTGAQAIGVVTNDELLVIETAETRIEADRSTLQGDWEGAIACYMTSKD; from the coding sequence ATGCTAAAACAACAGTCTGAACCAACACCAGAATTGATTCAAGAGCAACGCGTCTATGCCACGATGGGCTTGAGTGATACGGAATACCAGATGGTCGTCGATTTACTCGGACGCCAACCGAACTATACGGAAACAGGATTGTTCTCGGTCATGTGGTCCGAGCATTGTTCATACAAGACATCTAAACCCGTCCTCCGTCAATTCCCGACGACTGGACCACGTGTCTTACAAGGACCAGGGGAAGGGGCAGGTGTCGTTGATATCGGGGATGAGCAGGCAGTCGTCTTTAAGATTGAAAGCCACAATCATCCATCCGCTGTTGAACCGTACCAAGGGGCTGCGACAGGCGTCGGCGGAATCATTCGTGACATCTTCTCGATGGGCGCACGACCAGTTGCGCTCATGAACTCGCTCCGTTTCGGTCATCTCGGTACACCACGTGTCAATCAACTGTTTGAACAAGTCGTTGCAGGGATCGCGGGGTATGGCAACTGTGTCGGGATTCCAACGATCGGTGGCGAAATCGGATTTGATCGTTCGTATGAAGGCAATCCACTCGTCAATGCGATGTGTATCGGTTTGATCAACCATGCCGATATTCAAAAAGGTCAGGCAAAAGGTGTCGGGAACTCAGTCATGTACGTCGGTGCAGCGACTGGGCGCGATGGTATTCATGGTGCGACGTTCGCCTCGGAGGATCTCGGAGAAGATACGGAAGCAAAACGTCCAGCTGTTCAAGTCGGCGATCCGTTCATGGAGAAGCTATTGATTGAAGCTTGTCTTGAGATCGTTGGTCATCCAGCACTCGTCGGGATGCAGGACATGGGTGCTGCCGGACTGACATCGTCTTCAGCAGAGATGGCTTCAAAAGCCGGTATGGGCATCGAGATGCACCTCGATGACGTCCCGCAACGAGAAACAGGGATGACTGCCTACGAAATGATGCTCTCGGAATCACAAGAGCGGATGTTACTCGTCGTCAAGCGTGGTCGCGAAGCAGAGATCGAAGCGATCGTCAGCAAATGGGGCCTCCATGCCGTTCACGTCGGAGAAGTCATTGAAGAGAAAGTCTTACGGTTGATTCATCATGGAGATATTGTGGCAGAAGTTCCGGTTGATGCGTTAGCAGAAGAAGCACCAGTTTACGAAAAACCATCTCGCGTTCCTTCGTATTATGAAGAATTCCAAGCGATGGAAGAGACGCTTCCAGTCGTCGAAGATGTCGTTGAGACATGGCGGGCGTTACTCCGTCAGCCGACGATCGCTTCAAAACGCTGGGTCTACGATCAGTACGATCATATGGTCCAGACATCGACCGTCGTCGCACCAGGATCAGACGCAGCCGTCATTCGTGTCCGCGGCACGAACAAAGCGCTCGCGATGACGACCGACTGTAACAGCCGTTTCGTCTACTTGGATCCATACGTCGGTGGACAGATCGCGGTTGCGGAAGCAGCACGTAATATCGTCGCGAGTGGGGCGACACCACTCGCCATCACGGATTGTCTGAACTTCGGAAATCCGGATAAACCAGAAGGCTTCTGGCAGTTGCAGCAAGCAACAGCCGGTATGGCTGAAGCATGTCGTGTCCTTGAGACACCTGTCATCGGAGGAAACGTCTCACTCTACAATGAGTCAGCCGGTCAAGCGGTTCATCCGACACCGGTCGTCGGAATGGTCGGATTACACGAGCGAACCGAATGGATCACAACGCAACACGTCAAACAAGCAGGTGACAAGATCTATCTATTAGGAGAAACAACAGCCGAGTTTGGTGGTAGTGAGCTTCAATATATGCAATTCGGTAAATCATTCGGTCGCGCACCACAGATTGATTTAGCCGTCGAACACGCACGCTTACAAGTGTTACAGCAGGCAGTACAAGCAGGTGAAGTCAATGCGATGCATGATGTATCAGAAGGTGGTCTTGCCATCGCTCTCGCTGAGATGACGTTTGGAACGAATCTCGGGTTGACAGTTCAGTTCAACGGACCAACGTTACATCTGTTCAGTGAATCGCAATCACGCTTCATCGTCACTGTGCCACAAGCGCACGTCACAGCATTCGAACAACGGACTGGTGCTCAAGCGATCGGTGTCGTCACGAACGATGAGCTTCTTGTCATCGAAACGGCAGAGACACGGATCGAAGCAGACCGTTCGACCTTACAGGGAGACTGGGAAGGAGCAATCGCGTGTTATATGACATCAAAGGACTAA
- the purF gene encoding amidophosphoribosyltransferase: MLYDIKGLNEECGVFGIFGQPNAAQLAYYGLHSLQHRGQEGAGIVTSDGDDLFPHRGQGLVTEVFSEEILTNLKGHHAIGHVRYSTAGGNTLENTQPLHFKSRTGDLALAHNGNLVNADSLKHLLEAEGAIFQTTSDTEVVAHLVKRSKLDTLEDRIADSLARLVGAFAFLFLTEDTLFVAVDPHGLRPLSLGKTPDGGIVFASETCAFDIVGAEFIRDIEPGELVTITEHGMSSRQYMEPRERAMCSMEYIYFSRPDSIIDGVNVHTARKALGKKMYEEAPVEADVVTGVPDSSISAAIGYAEASGIPYEMGLIKNRYVGRTFIQPSQELRERGVKMKLSALRGVVQGKRVIMVDDSIVRGTTSRRIVGLLREAGATEVHVRITAPPITNPCYYGIDTSSKDELISARLMPEEIRQEIGADSLEFLTVPGMVDAIDRPFDGPLKGQCTACFTGEYPTPLGSLELEAKL, encoded by the coding sequence GTGTTATATGACATCAAAGGACTAAATGAGGAGTGTGGCGTCTTCGGGATTTTCGGACAACCGAATGCAGCGCAACTCGCTTACTACGGCTTGCATAGTTTGCAACACCGGGGACAGGAAGGGGCAGGCATCGTCACGAGTGACGGCGACGACCTCTTCCCGCACCGCGGGCAAGGACTGGTGACGGAAGTCTTTTCGGAAGAGATACTGACGAATCTTAAAGGACATCATGCGATCGGACACGTCCGGTATTCGACAGCAGGTGGAAACACACTTGAGAATACCCAACCGCTGCATTTCAAGTCGCGGACGGGAGATCTCGCTCTCGCACACAACGGGAACCTCGTCAACGCGGATTCACTGAAGCATCTACTCGAAGCAGAAGGTGCAATCTTTCAGACGACGAGCGATACGGAAGTCGTCGCCCATCTCGTCAAACGCAGTAAGCTCGATACACTTGAAGACCGGATTGCCGACAGTCTCGCGCGTCTTGTCGGGGCATTTGCCTTCCTCTTTTTAACGGAAGATACGTTATTCGTGGCGGTTGATCCACACGGACTGCGTCCACTGTCACTCGGGAAGACACCGGACGGCGGCATCGTATTTGCGTCAGAGACATGTGCCTTTGATATCGTCGGTGCAGAGTTCATTCGTGATATCGAGCCGGGGGAGCTCGTGACGATCACAGAACACGGCATGTCGTCTCGTCAATACATGGAACCACGTGAACGAGCGATGTGTTCGATGGAATACATCTACTTCTCACGTCCGGATTCAATCATTGATGGCGTCAACGTCCATACAGCCCGCAAAGCACTTGGGAAAAAGATGTATGAAGAAGCACCGGTCGAAGCAGACGTCGTTACAGGGGTACCGGATTCAAGTATTTCGGCAGCGATCGGTTACGCGGAAGCGAGTGGGATTCCATATGAAATGGGATTGATCAAGAACCGGTATGTCGGACGGACGTTCATCCAGCCGTCACAAGAGTTACGGGAACGTGGGGTCAAAATGAAGTTGTCCGCGCTACGCGGCGTTGTACAAGGAAAGCGTGTCATCATGGTCGATGATTCGATCGTCCGGGGAACGACGAGTCGCCGGATCGTCGGTTTATTACGTGAAGCGGGTGCGACGGAAGTTCATGTCCGCATCACGGCACCACCGATTACGAATCCATGTTATTACGGGATTGATACATCGTCAAAAGACGAGTTGATCTCTGCCCGGTTGATGCCGGAAGAAATCCGTCAAGAAATCGGTGCTGATTCACTTGAATTCCTAACTGTACCGGGTATGGTCGATGCAATCGACCGCCCGTTCGATGGACCATTAAAAGGACAATGTACCGCTTGCTTCACAGGAGAGTATCCGACACCGCTCGGTTCGCTCGAGTTAGAAGCTAAACTTTGA
- the purM gene encoding phosphoribosylformylglycinamidine cyclo-ligase — protein sequence MSKHYEAAGVSLTAGYESVTRMKKHVARSMRKEVLTGLGSFGAMFDLSQLQLKEPVLVSGTDGVGTKLKLAFALEQHDTIGIDCVAMCVNDIIVQGAEPLYFLDYIALGQAIPAKIERIVAGVAEGCVQAGCTLIGGETAEMPGMYADGEYDIAGFAVGAVEKQKLITGDNVAAGDVILGLASSGVHSNGFSLVRKIVADSGLRYEDEVMMLGHTLGNALLMPTRIYVEAVKAALETEKIQAMVHITGGGFYENVPRVLPEGLGASFDPKKWPTLPVFDWLEQAGDLPRHDMYNVFNMGIGFMLIVKPEDVAEVTARLARENETAYVIGQVTDQEGVRIQGVDA from the coding sequence ATGAGCAAACATTACGAAGCAGCAGGTGTGAGTCTGACAGCAGGATATGAGTCAGTCACCCGAATGAAAAAACACGTCGCCCGTTCGATGCGCAAAGAAGTATTGACGGGACTCGGTAGCTTTGGTGCGATGTTCGACCTCAGCCAATTGCAGTTGAAAGAACCAGTCCTCGTCAGTGGGACAGACGGTGTCGGTACGAAGCTCAAGCTCGCTTTCGCACTGGAACAACACGATACGATCGGAATCGACTGTGTCGCGATGTGTGTGAACGATATCATCGTCCAAGGCGCGGAACCACTTTATTTCCTTGATTATATCGCGCTCGGTCAGGCGATTCCGGCGAAGATCGAACGGATCGTCGCAGGTGTCGCAGAAGGTTGCGTCCAGGCGGGGTGTACGTTAATCGGCGGCGAGACAGCGGAAATGCCAGGGATGTATGCGGACGGCGAATATGATATCGCCGGGTTCGCCGTCGGTGCCGTCGAGAAACAAAAATTGATCACAGGTGATAACGTCGCAGCAGGAGATGTCATTCTCGGTCTCGCTTCGTCTGGCGTCCATTCGAACGGGTTCTCACTCGTCCGTAAAATCGTCGCCGACAGTGGACTCCGCTACGAAGATGAAGTCATGATGCTTGGTCATACGCTCGGAAATGCGCTCCTCATGCCAACACGAATCTACGTCGAAGCGGTCAAAGCAGCCCTTGAGACGGAAAAGATCCAAGCGATGGTCCATATTACGGGTGGTGGTTTCTACGAGAACGTACCACGTGTCTTACCGGAAGGGCTTGGCGCATCGTTCGACCCGAAAAAGTGGCCGACGTTACCAGTCTTCGACTGGCTCGAGCAAGCGGGTGATTTGCCACGACATGACATGTACAACGTCTTCAACATGGGGATCGGTTTCATGTTGATCGTCAAACCAGAAGATGTCGCGGAAGTGACAGCACGCCTCGCTCGTGAAAATGAGACGGCGTACGTGATTGGTCAGGTGACCGATCAAGAAGGTGTCCGGATTCAAGGAGTCGACGCATGA
- the purN gene encoding phosphoribosylglycinamide formyltransferase, with the protein MKIACFASGSGSNVEALFEAIEAGALHASIELIVCDQPDAAVIERAKRRGCDVFVFRAKDYPDKPSFEREIIARLEAKGVERIILAGYMRLIGEELLGRYAGRIVNIHPSLLPAFPGKDAIGQAFRGGVKITGVTIHIVDEGMDTGPIMAQEAVRITEEMTRETLQQAIQRVEHRLYPQVIEEWMKEEANV; encoded by the coding sequence ATGAAGATCGCCTGTTTTGCATCTGGTAGCGGTAGTAATGTCGAAGCACTTTTTGAAGCAATCGAGGCAGGAGCGTTACATGCCTCGATCGAACTGATCGTCTGCGATCAACCGGACGCAGCAGTCATCGAGCGGGCAAAACGACGCGGATGTGACGTCTTCGTCTTTCGGGCGAAGGACTATCCGGATAAACCGAGCTTTGAGCGGGAGATCATTGCCCGTCTTGAAGCGAAGGGTGTCGAACGGATCATCCTTGCCGGCTACATGCGATTGATCGGGGAAGAGTTGCTCGGACGATACGCAGGGCGGATCGTCAACATCCACCCGTCGCTACTTCCGGCCTTCCCGGGAAAAGATGCGATCGGACAAGCATTTCGTGGCGGAGTTAAAATCACAGGTGTTACAATTCATATAGTCGATGAAGGCATGGACACAGGACCGATCATGGCTCAAGAAGCCGTCCGGATTACAGAAGAGATGACGCGTGAAACGTTGCAACAAGCGATTCAGCGTGTCGAACATAGACTGTATCCGCAAGTCATCGAAGAGTGGATGAAAGAGGAGGCAAACGTATGA
- the purH gene encoding bifunctional phosphoribosylaminoimidazolecarboxamide formyltransferase/IMP cyclohydrolase has protein sequence MRALISVSDKTGIVELGRAFHEAGIELVSTGGTHQALEEAGLPVIGISEVTQFPEMLDGRVKTLHPMVHGGLLGRRDLESHREQMAAQQIQPIDFVVVNLYPFKQTVLQEDVAYADAIENIDIGGPSMLRSAAKNHAAVTVVVDPADYETVVAEVREGGTTFETRQRLAAKAFRHTAAYDALIADYFLTQTGEKFPDQLTITLEKVQDLRYGENPHQEAAFYKTPIYRGASLASAKQLHGKELSYNNIQDANAALEILDEFREAAAVVVKHMNPCGVAVGPTIGEAFRRAHAADPVSIFGGIVALNREVDLETAEQLSGIFLEIIIAPSFTEDAFALLSAKKNIRLLELDVKRVQAIRYTAVAGGMLVQDSDDETLDDAAARVVTDRKPTAAEWEDLKLAWRAVKHVKSNAIVLAKDEVTVGVGAGQMNRVGSANIAITQAGEKAIGASLASDAFFPMGDTVEAAAAAGITAIIQPGGSIRDQESIDACNQHGITMVFTNVRHFKH, from the coding sequence ATGAGAGCGTTAATTAGTGTGTCGGATAAAACAGGGATCGTCGAATTAGGACGAGCGTTTCATGAAGCAGGGATCGAGCTTGTCTCGACAGGCGGAACACATCAAGCATTAGAGGAAGCCGGGCTTCCGGTCATTGGTATCAGTGAAGTCACACAATTCCCAGAGATGCTCGATGGACGTGTCAAGACACTTCATCCGATGGTCCACGGTGGACTACTTGGTCGTCGTGATCTTGAATCCCATCGCGAACAGATGGCTGCGCAACAGATTCAACCGATTGATTTCGTCGTCGTCAACTTGTATCCGTTCAAGCAGACAGTTTTACAAGAAGACGTTGCGTATGCGGATGCGATTGAGAACATCGATATCGGTGGTCCAAGCATGTTGCGATCTGCAGCGAAGAACCACGCGGCTGTGACGGTCGTCGTCGATCCAGCTGATTACGAAACAGTCGTTGCTGAGGTTCGTGAAGGTGGAACAACGTTTGAGACACGCCAACGTCTTGCAGCGAAAGCTTTCCGTCATACAGCGGCGTACGATGCGTTGATCGCGGATTATTTCTTGACACAAACAGGCGAGAAGTTCCCGGACCAGTTGACGATCACGCTTGAGAAAGTCCAGGATCTCCGTTACGGAGAAAATCCACACCAAGAAGCAGCCTTTTATAAAACACCGATTTACCGTGGGGCTTCCCTCGCTTCAGCGAAACAGTTACACGGTAAAGAGTTGTCGTATAACAACATTCAAGATGCGAACGCCGCACTCGAAATTCTCGACGAGTTTCGTGAAGCAGCAGCCGTCGTCGTCAAACACATGAACCCATGTGGTGTTGCCGTCGGTCCAACGATCGGAGAGGCATTCCGCCGCGCTCATGCAGCCGATCCGGTTTCAATTTTCGGAGGCATCGTCGCCTTGAACCGTGAAGTCGACCTAGAGACAGCAGAACAACTAAGCGGTATCTTCCTTGAGATCATCATCGCCCCGTCCTTCACAGAAGACGCATTCGCCTTGTTGTCAGCGAAAAAGAACATCCGTCTGCTTGAACTCGACGTCAAACGTGTCCAAGCGATCCGCTATACAGCAGTTGCCGGCGGTATGCTCGTCCAAGACAGTGACGATGAGACATTAGATGATGCAGCAGCACGTGTCGTGACAGACCGCAAACCGACAGCAGCGGAATGGGAAGACTTGAAACTCGCATGGCGCGCTGTCAAACACGTCAAGTCGAATGCGATCGTTCTTGCAAAAGACGAAGTAACCGTCGGTGTCGGTGCAGGACAGATGAACCGTGTTGGTTCAGCGAACATTGCAATCACGCAAGCTGGAGAAAAAGCGATCGGCGCGTCCCTTGCTTCCGATGCCTTCTTCCCAATGGGTGATACGGTCGAAGCGGCAGCAGCAGCTGGCATTACAGCAATCATTCAACCAGGCGGCTCGATTCGCGATCAAGAGTCGATTGATGCGTGTAACCAACACGGCATCACGATGGTCTTTACGAACGTTCGACATTTCAAACACTAA
- the purD gene encoding phosphoribosylamine--glycine ligase → MKVLVIGKGGREHALVWKLAQDERIETVYAAPGNAGMTQATCVPIAENAIDELVAFAQDEQIDWTIVGPEGPLVLGVVNAFQAAGLQVFGPTREAAAIEGSKQFAKELMARAGIPTAAHVVFTSAADAEAYVRKAGAPIVIKADGLAAGKGVTVAETVDQALVAIHDTFAGEYGQQSRVVIEECLIGEECSLMAFVHEETVIPMVLSQDHKRAFDGDLGPNTGGMGAYSPLPQWDEAALTTEAVARIIQPLVDQMASEGIPFTGFLYAGLMLTKQGPFVIEFNARFGDPETEVILPRLETPLLDVIMPLMDGQTPEVVWTDQAAVGVVVAAEGYPEAPKTGQVIPLDQIGNGLLVFHAGTAGRNDQLVSAGGRVLVCVSRAETIEQAVEQVYANLPDVTDQPFFYRTDIAQKAFRASHES, encoded by the coding sequence ATGAAGGTATTGGTGATTGGTAAAGGAGGGCGTGAACACGCGCTCGTCTGGAAGCTGGCACAGGATGAACGGATCGAGACAGTGTATGCTGCGCCTGGGAATGCCGGGATGACACAAGCTACATGTGTTCCGATCGCCGAAAATGCCATCGATGAACTCGTGGCGTTCGCACAAGACGAACAGATTGATTGGACGATCGTCGGACCAGAAGGACCACTCGTTCTCGGGGTCGTTAACGCCTTTCAGGCAGCGGGACTGCAGGTTTTCGGACCGACACGGGAAGCTGCGGCAATCGAGGGAAGTAAGCAGTTCGCGAAGGAATTGATGGCGCGTGCCGGTATTCCGACCGCTGCTCACGTCGTCTTTACTTCAGCAGCAGATGCAGAGGCGTATGTTCGCAAAGCGGGTGCACCGATCGTCATCAAAGCCGATGGACTTGCTGCCGGAAAAGGAGTCACGGTCGCAGAAACCGTGGACCAAGCGCTTGTTGCAATCCACGATACGTTTGCCGGAGAATACGGTCAACAAAGCCGCGTCGTCATCGAAGAATGCCTGATCGGGGAAGAGTGTTCGTTGATGGCATTCGTGCACGAAGAGACGGTCATCCCGATGGTATTGTCGCAAGATCATAAACGGGCGTTTGACGGTGACTTAGGTCCGAACACAGGAGGCATGGGCGCGTATTCTCCGCTTCCTCAGTGGGACGAAGCAGCGTTGACGACAGAAGCTGTTGCTCGCATCATTCAGCCGCTCGTCGATCAGATGGCAAGCGAAGGAATTCCGTTCACCGGCTTCCTCTATGCCGGTCTGATGCTGACGAAACAAGGACCATTCGTCATCGAGTTCAATGCCCGGTTCGGTGATCCGGAAACAGAAGTCATTCTTCCGCGCTTAGAGACGCCGTTGCTTGATGTCATCATGCCGTTGATGGACGGACAGACACCAGAAGTCGTTTGGACGGATCAAGCAGCTGTCGGTGTCGTCGTCGCAGCAGAAGGATATCCGGAAGCGCCAAAAACGGGACAAGTGATTCCACTTGATCAGATCGGGAACGGTCTTCTCGTCTTTCATGCCGGAACGGCAGGACGAAACGATCAACTTGTCTCAGCTGGTGGACGTGTCCTCGTGTGTGTCAGCCGTGCCGAGACGATCGAGCAAGCTGTCGAACAGGTCTATGCAAACTTACCAGACGTGACGGATCAGCCATTCTTTTACCGAACTGATATCGCTCAAAAAGCCTTTCGTGCCTCGCATGAATCATGA
- a CDS encoding adenine deaminase C-terminal domain-containing protein, whose translation MKKNCGRSPWTKSEVRTHQAVISGKLAPTLVIQNATYLNHGVKAWRTANIWISGDRIVYVGPEMPEQADAYHDATGQYIVPGYIEPHAHPFQLYNPASLAKFAAERGTSTLVNDNMLLLLEPTEQAFAQVEALADLPTSMYWWARLDAQTELDADSISIDNRRIQAWLKHPQVIQAGELTGWPRLSQGDDELLHWMQDAIKLGKPIEGHFPGASAKTLTKMALYGVTSDHEAMTVEEAMTRLELGYTTTIRYSSIRPDLPDIFKGLVEAGLTQFDKVLVTTDGSTPSFYKAGMMDETIRLMLEAGIPVEEAYRIASYNAARHFNLDHLLGSIAPGRIAHLNFLEAKDAPTPVAVLARGTWVRQADIPCYPAEALDAVYALMPRSEVQVSLTEQDFSFSMPVGLEMVNSVIMKLYQVEHDTSVPVLPAGCDESFLMLLDREGKWRLNTVLKNFATQVGGLVSSYSISGDILMIGKSKRDMQVAFDRMKAFGGGIVLVEDGEVVAEVPLTLMGQTSELPLEDLIVQETALREALFERGYAFEDPVYTLLFLASTHLPYVRITPQGIYEVLRKKVLFPAILR comes from the coding sequence GTGAAAAAAAATTGTGGAAGATCCCCTTGGACGAAATCTGAAGTACGAACACACCAAGCGGTCATCAGCGGAAAGCTTGCACCGACACTTGTCATACAGAATGCCACTTACCTGAATCATGGTGTCAAAGCATGGCGGACGGCGAACATCTGGATTAGTGGCGACCGGATCGTCTATGTCGGTCCAGAGATGCCGGAACAAGCCGATGCGTACCATGATGCGACAGGTCAATATATCGTACCCGGTTATATTGAACCCCATGCCCATCCGTTCCAACTTTACAATCCAGCGAGTCTTGCAAAATTCGCAGCAGAGCGGGGAACATCGACGCTCGTCAACGACAACATGTTGTTATTATTAGAGCCGACGGAGCAAGCGTTTGCTCAAGTCGAGGCGCTAGCAGACTTACCGACCTCGATGTACTGGTGGGCACGACTCGACGCACAAACCGAGCTTGATGCCGACAGTATCTCGATCGATAATCGCCGGATTCAAGCGTGGCTCAAGCATCCACAAGTCATCCAAGCAGGTGAGTTGACGGGATGGCCACGTCTCTCGCAAGGGGACGATGAATTGCTCCATTGGATGCAGGATGCGATCAAACTCGGAAAACCGATCGAAGGTCATTTCCCAGGTGCTTCAGCGAAGACGCTGACGAAGATGGCGCTGTATGGCGTGACGAGCGATCACGAAGCGATGACGGTCGAAGAAGCGATGACACGTCTTGAACTTGGCTATACGACGACAATTCGTTATTCATCGATTCGTCCAGATCTACCGGATATCTTTAAAGGTCTCGTCGAAGCAGGGTTGACGCAGTTCGATAAGGTGCTCGTGACGACAGATGGTTCAACGCCGTCCTTTTATAAGGCAGGCATGATGGATGAGACGATCCGATTGATGCTCGAGGCAGGCATCCCGGTCGAAGAAGCGTACCGGATCGCGTCGTACAATGCAGCGCGTCATTTTAATCTCGATCATCTACTCGGGAGTATCGCACCTGGACGGATCGCGCATCTCAATTTCCTTGAGGCAAAAGACGCACCGACACCTGTCGCCGTTCTTGCGCGTGGCACATGGGTCCGTCAAGCAGACATCCCCTGTTACCCGGCAGAAGCACTCGATGCTGTCTATGCGCTCATGCCACGCTCGGAAGTCCAGGTTTCCTTAACGGAACAGGATTTCTCGTTTAGCATGCCGGTTGGTCTTGAGATGGTCAATTCCGTCATCATGAAGCTCTATCAAGTCGAACACGATACAAGTGTGCCTGTGCTACCGGCAGGATGTGATGAATCCTTCCTAATGTTACTCGACCGGGAAGGGAAGTGGCGACTGAATACCGTTCTGAAAAACTTTGCGACACAAGTCGGTGGTCTCGTCAGTTCGTACTCGATTAGCGGTGATATCTTGATGATCGGTAAATCGAAACGAGACATGCAAGTCGCGTTTGATCGCATGAAAGCGTTCGGCGGCGGAATCGTTCTCGTCGAGGACGGAGAAGTCGTCGCTGAAGTTCCGTTGACCTTGATGGGGCAGACGTCCGAATTGCCACTCGAAGATTTGATCGTTCAGGAAACCGCTCTACGGGAAGCCTTGTTCGAACGCGGTTATGCGTTTGAAGATCCTGTCTATACGTTGCTATTCCTAGCGTCAACTCACTTGCCATATGTGCGGATCACGCCGCAGGGAATATACGAAGTCCTTCGGAAAAAAGTCCTTTTCCCAGCGATTTTGCGATGA
- a CDS encoding YerC/YecD family TrpR-related protein, translated as MQLDKLRGKELDQLFTAIMKMNSLEDCYTLFEDLATVNEIQALAQRLEVARQLREGNTYHKIEKATGASTATISRVKRCLNYGSGGYDLALARLGLIEQEVADN; from the coding sequence ATGCAACTCGATAAATTGCGTGGAAAAGAATTGGATCAGTTATTTACAGCCATCATGAAGATGAATTCATTAGAAGATTGTTATACGTTGTTCGAAGACTTAGCGACCGTCAACGAAATCCAGGCGCTCGCCCAACGTCTTGAAGTCGCACGTCAATTACGTGAAGGCAATACGTATCACAAAATCGAAAAGGCGACCGGTGCTTCAACAGCAACGATCTCGCGTGTCAAACGTTGCTTGAACTACGGTTCAGGCGGTTATGATCTGGCGCTTGCCCGCCTAGGTCTTATCGAGCAAGAAGTAGCGGATAACTAA